A region from the Arvicola amphibius chromosome 12, mArvAmp1.2, whole genome shotgun sequence genome encodes:
- the Styxl2 gene encoding serine/threonine/tyrosine-interacting-like protein 2, translating into MATGGDPEEEQVVPNEEDEADVRAVQARYLRSPSPSQYSLVSDAETESIFMEPIHLSSAVAAKQIINEELKPRGLRADTECPGMLESAEQLLVEDLYNRVREKMDDKSLFNTPCVLDLQRALIQDRQEAPRNEVDEVWPNVFIAEKSVAVNKGRLKRLGITHILNAAHGTGVYTGSEFYTGLEIQYLGIEVDDFPDVDISQHFRKAAEFLDEALLTYRGKVLVSSEMGISRSAVLVVAYLMIFHNMAILEALMTVRRKRAIYPNDGFLKQLRELNEKLMEEREEEDGEEEPEEDAGSTLGARVNSLMVEEEDDATSHLSGSSLGKASRVSKPVTLIDEEEEEKLCEEWRKGQGLPKGEAAGCRKGSCSASSAQDEDDCEDGDVGRIIQEWQSRNERYQSKGHRQWSREEEEEEESSYSGRRRRHTLSESSVSESVSSHDIRVLKRQLEKSSQSRSGRRCSDSESSESTWDMWNERLLEIEKEAARKYHSRSKREEMDTDSEAGGRVREEDEESVLSEASSFYNFCSRNKDKLTALERWRVKRIQFGFHKKDSEVGDGSSEHGAEEAAGETSLSDVNLTAYQAWKLKHQKKVGGENKEEVVEMSRGEDAALAKKRQRRLELLERSRQTLEESQSMGSWEADSAASRSIPLSAFWSAAPSVSADGDTASVLSTQSHHSHLSQPASNMLTAPLPNLPVGPGDTISIASIQNWIANVVNETLAQKQNEMLLLSRSPSVASMKAAPAASCLRDDQVSMLGSSLSGCLPPQSQVRPSTDVQSVLSSTSSLTSGAEGSGNRVRGTSKPIYSLFADNVDLKELGRKEREMQMELQEKMSEYKMEKLASDNKRSSLFKKKKAKDDEDSGVGDREEDTDSAIGSFRYSSRSNSQKPETDTSSSLAISDLYRNGHRAGNEMDSNINTWLSGLRTEEKSPPQSDWSGSSRGRYTRSSLVRETESKSCSYKFSKSRSEEQDTSFHEADGNAVRNTSRVSSSTTKEGREVHKFSRSTFSEMASSREESPEPYFFRRTPEPSDGEESPGPTRPNWTRPRDWEDVEESSKSDFAEFGAKRKFSKSFMRSEEEGEKERTDSREEGRFASGRQSQYRRSTNRQEEEEMDDEAIIAAWRRRQEETRTKLQRRREDCE; encoded by the exons ATGGCGACGGGTGGAGACCCAGAGGAGGAGCAGGTAGTTCCGAACGAGGAGGATGAAGCCGACGTGAGAGCAGTGCAGGCCCGCTACCTCCGGAGTCCCTCTCCAAGCCA GTACTCATTGGTCTCAGATGCAGAAACTGAAAGCATTTTCATGGAGCCCATTCATCTCTCCTCAGCTGTGGCTGCCAAACAGATCATCAATGAAG AACTGAAGCCTCGGGGTCTCAGAGCAGACACGGAGTGCCCAGGTATGCTGGAGTCTGCCGAACAGCTGCTGGTGGAAGACCTATACAACCGTGTCAGGGAGAAGATGGATGACAAAAGCCTGTTCAACACCCCCTGTGTGTTGGACCTGCAGCGGGCACTGATCCAGGACCGTCAAGAGGCCCCTCGGAATGAGGTGGATGAGGTCTGGCCCAACGTCTTCATAGCTGAGAA GAGCGTAGCTGTGAACAAGGGGCGGCTCAAGAGGCTGGGGATCACCCACATCCTGAACGCCGCACATGGCACAGGTGTTTACACAGGCTCTGAATTCTACACTGGCCTGGAGATCCAGTACCTGGGTATAGAGGTGGATGACTTCCCAGATGTGGACATCTCCCAGCATTTCCGGAAGGCGGCCGAGTTCCTTGATGAAGCATTGTTGACCTACAGAG GGAAAGTCCTGGTCAGCAGTGAAATGGGGATCAGCAGGTCAGCAGTGCTGGTAGTCGCCTACCTGATGATCTTCCACAACATGGCCATCCTGGAGGCCTTGATGACCGTGCGCAGAAAGCGGGCTATCTACCCCAATGATGGCTTCCTGAAACAGCTGCGGGAGCTCAATGagaagctgatggaggagagggaagaggaggatggtgaggaggagcctgaggaggatgctgggagcaCACTGGGGGCTAGAGTAAATTCACTGATGGTTGAAGAAGAAGACGATGCCACCAGCCACCTGAGTGGCTCCTCCTTGGGGAAGGCCAGCCGGGTCTCTAAACCAGTCACCCTCattgatgaagaggaagaggagaagctttgtgaggagtggaggaaggggcagggccTCCCCAAGGGCGAGGCTGCTGGGTGTAGAAAGGGCAGttgctctgcctcctctgcccagGACGAGGACGACTGTGAGGATGGGGATGTGGGAAGGATAATCCAGGAGTGGCAGAGCCGAAATGAGAGGTACCAAAGCAAAGGGCACCGACAGTGGAGtcgggaggaggaagaggaggaagagagctcCTACTCCGGCAGAAGGCGCAGGCACACTCTGAGCGAGAGCAGCGTCTCAGAGAGTGTAAGCAGCCATGACATCCGGGTCTTGAAGCGGCAACTGGAGAAGAGCAGCCAAAGCCGCAGCGGAAGACGCTGTTCCGACTCTGAGTCCTCAGAGAGCACCTGGGACATGTGGAACGAGAGGTTGCTTGAGATTGAGAAGGAGGCTGCCCGGAAGTACCACTCCAGAAGCaagagggaggagatggacaCGGATTCAGAGGCAGGGGGCAGGGttcgagaggaagatgaggagagtGTGTTGTCCGAGGCCAGCTCCTTCTACAACTTCTGCAGCAGGAACAAAGACAAGCTCACGGCCCTAGAAAGGTGGAGGGTTAAGAGAATCCAGTTTGGATTTCACAAGAAAGACTCGGAGGTGGGAGACGGAAGCAGTGagcatggtgctgaagaggcaGCCGGGGAGACAAGCCTCTCTGATGTCAACCTGACAGCCTACCAGGCCTGGAAGCTGAAGCACCAGAAAAAGGTGGGCGGTGAGAACAAGGAGGAGGTAGTAGAGATGAGCAGGGGAGAGGATGCGGCCTTGGCCAAGAAGAGGCAACGGAGACTGGAGTTActggagagaagcaggcagacgCTGGAAGAGAGCCAGTCCAtgggaagctgggaggcagaCAGCGCAGCTAGTAGGAGCATCCCCCTGTCTGCGTTCTGGTCTGCAGCCCCCTCGGTCAGTGCAGATGGGGACACGGCATCAGTACTCAGCACCCAGAGCCACCACTCTCACCTGTCCCAGCCTGCAAGCAACATGCTCACCGCGCCCTTGCCTAACTTGCCAGTGGGGCCCGGAGACACCATTTCCATTGCCAGTATCCAAAACTGGATTGCCAACGTCGTCAATGAAACCCTGGCCCAGAAGCAAAATGAAATGCTCTTGCTGTCCCGCTCGCCATCTGTCGCAAGTATGAAGGCAGCGCCAGCAGCCAGCTGCCTGCGAGATGACCAGGTCTCCATGCTCGGCTCCTCCTTAAGTGGTTGCTTACCACCTCAGAGCCAGGTGAGGCCTAGCACCGACGTGCAGTCTGTGCTGTCCTCCACCAGCTCACTGACCTCCGGGGCAGAAGGCAGTGGGAACAGAGTGAGGGGGACCAGCAAGCCCATCTACAGCCTCTTTGCTGACAACGTGGACCTGAAGGAGCTCGGccggaaggagagagagatgcaaaTGGAGCTTCAGGAGAAGATGTCCGAGTATAAGATGGAGAAGCTGGCCTCAGACAACAAGCGCAGCTCCCTGTTCAAGAAGAAGAAGGCCAAGGATGATGAGGACAGCGGCGTGGGTGACAGAGAGGAGGACACAGACAGTGCCATCGGAAGTTTCCGGTATTCCTCCCGCAGCAATTCTCAGAAACCTGAAACAGACACCTCCTCCTCCCTGGCCATCTCCGATCTCTATAGAAATGGCCACAGAGCTGGCAACGAGATGGATAGCAATATTAATACGTGGCTGAGTGGCCTCAGGACAGAGGAAAAGTCTCCTCCCCAAAGCGATTGGTCCGGAAGCTCCAGGGGGAGGTACACCAGGTCTTCCCTGGTCCGGGAAACCGAGTCTAAATCTTGCAGTTACAAGTTCTCCAAATCCCGGTCAGAGGAACAGGACACCTCCTTCCACGAAGCAGACGGCAATGCTGTGAGAAACACCTCACGGGTCTCATCTTCCACCACCAAAGAGGGCAGAGAAGTTCACAAGTTCTCCAGGTCCACATTCAGCGAGATGGCGAGCTCCCGCGAGGAGAGCCCAGAGCCCTATTTCTTCCGCCGGACCCCTGAGCCCTCCGACGGGGAAGAGTCCCCCGGACCAACACGTCCAAACTGGACTAGGCCCAGGGACTGGGAAGATGTGGAAGAGTCATCTAAGTCAGACTTCGCTGAGTTTGGGGCCAAGAGGAAATTTTCCAAGAGCTTCATGAGGtcggaagaagagggagagaaagagaggacagacagcagagaggaagggaggtttGCGTCTGGCCGGCAGTCCCAGTATCGGAGAAGTACAAACcgacaagaggaagaagaaatggacgATGAAGCCATCATCGCGGCTTGGAGACGGCGGCAAGAAGAAACCAGAACTAAACtgcagaggagaagggaggactgTGAATAA